GCGAGATCGCCTCCATGGTGCTGACGCCGGAGGCCGTCGAGGCCGTCGCGCCACTGCCGGTGCTCGCGGCGGGCGGCATCGGCAGCGGGGACCAGATCGCCGCCGCGTTCGCGCTCGGCGCGCAGGGCGTGTGGCTCGGCTCCCTCTGGCTCACCACGACCGAGGCCGACATGCACTCGCGGGCGCTCACCGAGAAGCTCCTGGCGGCGGGGTCGGGCGACACCGTCCGCTCGCGCGCCCTGACGGGCAAACCCGCACGCCAGCTGCGCACCGAATGGACCGACGCCTGGGACGACCCGGACGGGCCGGGCACGCTGCCCATGCCGCTGCAGGGGCTCCTGGTCGCCGAGGCGGTCTCACGGATCCAGAAGTACGAGGTCCAGGCGCTGCTCGGCACGCCCGTCGGGCAGATCGTCGGCCGCATGAACAGCGAACGCAGCGTCCAGGCGGTCTTCGACGACCTGACCCGTAGTTTCGAGCGGGCCATCGACCGGGTGAACCGCATCGCCGGACGCGACTGACGAGACGACGGAGGAGAGGTCCTTATGAGCAGCATGCCGGGCAGCACGCCCCCCAACGGCTTCTGGGCACAGGCCGAAGCGGACCCGGACCGCGTGGTCCTGACCGCGCCCGACGGCGAGGAGTGGACCGCGCGGCGCCTGCACGCGGCGACCAATCAGCTCGTCCACGGGCTGCGCGCGGCGGGCCTGGAGCGCGGCGACGCGTTCGCCGTCGTGCTGCCCAACGGCGTGGAGTTCCTCACCGCGTACCTGGCGGCTTCACAGGCCGGCTTCTATCTGGTCCCGGTCAACCATCACCTGGTCGGCCCCGAGATCGCCTGGATCGTCTCCGACTCCGGCGCGAAGGTACTGATCGCGCACGAGCGGTTCGCGCAGGCCGCGACCCACGCCGCCGACGAGGCGAAGCTCCCGGCCACGCACCGCTACTCCGTGGGCGAGGTTCCCGGCTTCCGCCCGTACGCCGAACTCCTCGCGGGGCAGCCGGAGTCGCCCCCCGCCGACCGCACGCTCGGCTGGGTCATGAACTACACCTCGGGCACGACGGGACGCCCGCGCGGCATTCGCCGCCCCCTGTCCGGCAAGCTCCCCGAGGAGTCGTACCTCGGCGGCTTCCTCGGCATCTTCGGCATCAAGCCCTTCGACGGCAATGTGCACCTCGTCTGCTCGCCGCTCTACCACACGGCGGTCCTCCAGTTCGCGGGCGCGGCCCTGCACATCGGCCACCCGCTGGTCCTGATGGACAAGTGGACGCCCGAGGAGATGCTGCGCCTCATCGACACCTACAAGTGCACGCACACCCACATGGTGCCGACCCAGTTCCACCGCCTCCTCGCACTGCCGGACGCGACGAAGGCGGCGTACGACGTCTCGTCGATGCGGCACGCCATCCACGGC
This Streptomyces sp. NBC_01283 DNA region includes the following protein-coding sequences:
- a CDS encoding acyl-CoA synthetase, whose translation is MPGSTPPNGFWAQAEADPDRVVLTAPDGEEWTARRLHAATNQLVHGLRAAGLERGDAFAVVLPNGVEFLTAYLAASQAGFYLVPVNHHLVGPEIAWIVSDSGAKVLIAHERFAQAATHAADEAKLPATHRYSVGEVPGFRPYAELLAGQPESPPADRTLGWVMNYTSGTTGRPRGIRRPLSGKLPEESYLGGFLGIFGIKPFDGNVHLVCSPLYHTAVLQFAGAALHIGHPLVLMDKWTPEEMLRLIDTYKCTHTHMVPTQFHRLLALPDATKAAYDVSSMRHAIHGAAPCPDHVKRAMIEWWGECVEEYYAASEGGGAFATAQDWLKRPGTVGKAWPISELAVFDDDGNPLPPGELGTVYMKMSTGGFSYHKDESKTKKNRIGDFFTVGDLGVLDEDGYLYLRDRKIDMIISGGVNIYPAEIESALLTHPAVADAAAFGIPHDEWGEQVKAVVEVAEGHTGDDALAAEILDHCERQLAGYKRPKSVDFIEVMPRDPNGKLYKRRLREPYWEGRERAL